The following DNA comes from Methanothrix sp..
ACCAGCATCCTGAAGGGGAAGAGAGGAAGAGAAAAGAGCCATCGTTCAAGATATAAATAAAGGACAATATGAGCAAAAAGAGCTGTGGGATTCTGCCATTCAGGTTTAGAGATGGCCGGCTTGAGGTCATGCTGGTTCATCCTGGGGGACCCTTTTGGGCGGGAAAGGACGATGCCGCCTGGTCCATCTCCAAAGGACTCGCCGAGGGGGGTGAAAGCCTGCTGGAGGCAGCAAAGAGGGAGTTTAGAGAAGAGACGGGCTTTGATATTGAGGGGGAGTTCATAGAGCTGGGAGGGATAAAGCAGCCCAGCGGAAAGGTCATCTTTGCCTGGGCGGTGAAAAAGGATCTGGATGAGATGAAGGCGGTGAGCAATAAGTTCTCCATGGAGTGGCCGAGGAGATCGGGGATGATGCGAGAGTTTCCTGAGATAGATAGAGCTGGTTGGTTTGATATTGCGTCCGCCCGAAAAAAGATCCACAAAGGTCAGCAGGGCTTCATTGATCGGCTGATATCTATCATCTCGATAGGGCGCTTTTGACCTTTGCCACCAGCTCTTCTTTCACTGCGCTCCTGCGATCTCCTCCGCAGACGATGCCCCGCACGCCGATGATATCCGGCTGCAGGCGAGTGAGAGCCGGCAGATGAGAGAATCCGATGCTTCCCGCCAGGGCAACCTCCAGATCGAGGGAGTGGCCCAGCTTTATGAAATCCGCCAAATCCCCTTCATTCATGAAGTCGAATGTCGGCCTGCCATCCTTTATTGCTGTGTCCATCATCACCACATCGGCTCCTGCCTGGAGAGCAGCAGCGGGCAGGAGCATGGGTGATATGCTTCCCGCTCGAGAGTAGTCTGAATAGCCTGATGCTACCACCTTTTTCCCTGGATCGAGCTCTTTGACTGCCCGCACAATGGCATTCAGCATCTCCTCAGCCTGCTCTTGGGTCTTCACCCCCAGGAGGCCCGCTTTGACGTAGTCTGCACCAGAGGAGGCTGCACCCAGAGCGGCCAGGCTTGCCGTCCCCGGCTTGAATTCCAGATCGCCTATGGTCGCGCTCACAGGCACTCTGCCCGCTGCCAGCTCTGCGACTGAGCGGATAACCCAGGGAAAGTTCGCACCCAGGGATCCTTCTTTGGGGTTCTTCACATCCAGGATATCAGCGCCGCCTGCGAGAGCCGCTTGCGCCTCTTCCATGTTCATGGGGCTGACCAATAATCTCATATTCTCTCAATCCCGATAGGGCAAATGTGCAGTGCATCTTCGTCTTCGATATACTTAATGGTGCTGTTGTCCATGCCCTGCGGGGAGAGCGCAGCCGCTATAAGCCTGTTGCTTCCTTCAGCCAGGTCACAGACTCCTCTGACCCCCTGCAGATTCTGGACGAACTCCGGCCGGCACGGGTTTATGTGGCCGACCTGGACCGGATCATGGGCCGGGGAGATAACCTCTCTCTTATCAGTGAGATCTCAATCAGGACGAGGACGATCGCGGATATTGGTGCCTCCAAGCTGAGCGATCTGGCCTCTCTTCCCTCATCTGTTATTCCCGTTCTGGGGACGGAGACGGCCTCGCTTTCCCTGATGGAGGAGCTCTCCGGCCAGAGGAGGATGATCGCCAGCCTGGATATGGCAAACCACAGGGTTCTGTCAAGGGATGAAGCTCTTGCCGATTGCAGCCCATTCGAGGTCCTGGAGGAGCTGAACCATCTCGATCTGGAGGAGATCATAATCCTGGAACTGAACCGGGTTGGAACCTCCGCAGGCCTGGATGAAGCATTCCTGAAAAAGGCGGCAGGGATCAGCAGCCATCCTCTGATCCTGGGAGGGGGGGTTAAGGATGAGGGCGATCTGCTGACTTTAGAGGAGATAGGCTTTGCCGGGGCTCTGGTGGCCACGGCAGTCCATAACGGGAAGATTCCGCTCAAGTGGATACATTGAGAGAGCAGTCGTTCTTTGCCCTCCCCCGTTAGAGGCAATGAGGAAATGAATAAATTTTTGTACTTTGAAACACATATTTAAAAATTAATATCAAACCGTCATTAATATCAGACTATCTAAAATTCTATTGGCTCATCCC
Coding sequences within:
- a CDS encoding NUDIX domain-containing protein; translation: MSKKSCGILPFRFRDGRLEVMLVHPGGPFWAGKDDAAWSISKGLAEGGESLLEAAKREFREETGFDIEGEFIELGGIKQPSGKVIFAWAVKKDLDEMKAVSNKFSMEWPRRSGMMREFPEIDRAGWFDIASARKKIHKGQQGFIDRLISIISIGRF
- a CDS encoding (5-formylfuran-3-yl)methyl phosphate synthase — its product is MRLLVSPMNMEEAQAALAGGADILDVKNPKEGSLGANFPWVIRSVAELAAGRVPVSATIGDLEFKPGTASLAALGAASSGADYVKAGLLGVKTQEQAEEMLNAIVRAVKELDPGKKVVASGYSDYSRAGSISPMLLPAAALQAGADVVMMDTAIKDGRPTFDFMNEGDLADFIKLGHSLDLEVALAGSIGFSHLPALTRLQPDIIGVRGIVCGGDRRSAVKEELVAKVKSALSR
- a CDS encoding HisA/HisF-related TIM barrel protein, coding for MQCIFVFDILNGAVVHALRGERSRYKPVASFSQVTDSSDPLQILDELRPARVYVADLDRIMGRGDNLSLISEISIRTRTIADIGASKLSDLASLPSSVIPVLGTETASLSLMEELSGQRRMIASLDMANHRVLSRDEALADCSPFEVLEELNHLDLEEIIILELNRVGTSAGLDEAFLKKAAGISSHPLILGGGVKDEGDLLTLEEIGFAGALVATAVHNGKIPLKWIH